A genomic segment from Pirellulales bacterium encodes:
- a CDS encoding SMC-Scp complex subunit ScpB, whose translation MGVDNPDSGNPALDAGFSLDQLSQAFQSLLRQGDDPYSIPVVDGTDPLLDAANSSQSAIPGDIRGSEDAGDILHPGNPDEAVCPITPRSLVEVMLFVGRPDQQPISSAHLASLMRGVTAAEIDELVRDLNHFYVAADCPYTIESLAGGYRLSLRSEYARMRDALFGRVRPARLSPAAVDVLAIVAYNQPLTSEAVEQQRGTPSGAILSQLVRRQLLQLERPPESPRTPLYRTTPRFLKLFGLKNLEDLPKVAELER comes from the coding sequence ATGGGTGTGGACAATCCAGACAGCGGCAATCCCGCGTTGGACGCGGGGTTTTCGCTGGATCAACTAAGCCAAGCGTTTCAGTCGCTCTTGCGCCAGGGGGATGATCCCTATTCTATTCCCGTTGTCGACGGCACGGATCCCCTGTTGGATGCCGCGAATTCGTCGCAAAGCGCAATCCCCGGCGATATCCGCGGGAGCGAAGACGCCGGGGATATTTTGCACCCTGGCAACCCGGATGAAGCGGTTTGCCCCATCACACCCCGTTCGCTGGTCGAGGTCATGCTCTTTGTCGGACGGCCCGATCAGCAACCAATTAGCAGCGCGCATCTGGCCAGTTTGATGCGGGGCGTCACGGCGGCGGAGATTGACGAACTGGTGCGGGATCTCAATCACTTTTATGTCGCGGCGGACTGCCCTTATACCATCGAAAGTTTGGCTGGCGGGTATCGCCTAAGCCTGCGAAGCGAGTACGCCCGGATGCGCGACGCCCTCTTTGGACGGGTGCGTCCAGCGCGCTTGTCGCCGGCGGCGGTGGATGTTTTGGCAATTGTGGCTTACAACCAGCCATTAACCAGCGAGGCGGTGGAACAGCAAAGAGGGACGCCCAGCGGAGCCATCCTGAGCCAGTTAGTGCGGCGACAGTTGTTACAGCTCGAACGACCGCCTGAATCTCCCCGCACCCCCCTGTATCGCACGACCCCCCGCTTTTTAAAACTCTTTGGCTTAAAAAATTTGGAAGACCTGCCCAAGGTGGCTGAATTGGAACGATGA